Proteins encoded together in one Paracidovorax wautersii window:
- the pyrC gene encoding dihydroorotase codes for MTAAAPSSSSASSSVDTLTITRPDDWHLHVRDGEPLRTVVPHTAAQCGRAVIMPNLRPPVTTAEQALAYKQRILAAVPEGVAFEPLMTLYLTDNLPPEEITRAKDAGVVALKLYPAGATTNSDAGVTDLRKTYKTLEAMQKAGLILLVHGEVTSSDIDLFDREAVFIDQQLIPLRRDFPELKIVFEHITTQDAAQYVQQADRFTAATITAHHLLYNRNAIFTGGVRPHYYCLPVLKRETHRVALVQAATSGSEKFFLGTDSAPHPAHLKEHASGCAGCYTAHAAIEMYAEAFDNAGALDKLEGFASFHGPAFYGLPRNQGTITLRRESWTPPDSFAFGEAQLKPLRSGEALPWRVVSANA; via the coding sequence ATGACCGCAGCCGCCCCATCCTCCTCTTCCGCTTCTTCGTCCGTCGACACGCTCACGATCACCCGGCCCGACGACTGGCACCTGCACGTGCGCGACGGCGAGCCCCTGCGCACCGTGGTGCCGCACACGGCGGCCCAGTGCGGCCGCGCGGTCATCATGCCCAACCTGCGCCCGCCGGTGACCACGGCCGAGCAGGCCCTGGCGTACAAGCAGCGCATCCTGGCCGCCGTGCCAGAAGGCGTGGCCTTCGAGCCGCTGATGACGCTGTACCTGACCGACAACCTGCCGCCCGAGGAAATCACGCGCGCCAAGGACGCCGGTGTGGTCGCCCTCAAGCTCTACCCCGCGGGCGCCACCACCAACAGCGATGCCGGCGTGACCGACCTGCGCAAGACCTACAAGACGCTGGAGGCCATGCAGAAGGCCGGATTGATCCTGCTGGTGCACGGCGAGGTGACCAGCAGCGACATCGACCTGTTCGACCGCGAGGCCGTGTTCATCGACCAGCAGCTCATTCCTCTGCGCCGCGATTTCCCCGAGCTGAAGATCGTCTTCGAACACATCACCACCCAGGACGCTGCGCAGTACGTGCAGCAGGCCGACCGCTTCACGGCCGCCACCATCACCGCGCACCACCTGCTGTACAACCGCAACGCCATCTTCACCGGCGGCGTGCGGCCGCACTACTACTGCCTGCCCGTGCTCAAGCGCGAAACGCACCGCGTGGCCCTGGTCCAGGCCGCCACCAGCGGCAGCGAGAAGTTCTTCCTGGGCACCGACAGCGCGCCCCATCCCGCGCACCTGAAGGAGCACGCCAGCGGCTGCGCTGGCTGCTACACCGCGCATGCGGCCATTGAGATGTATGCCGAGGCCTTCGACAACGCCGGTGCGCTCGACAAGCTGGAAGGTTTCGCCAGCTTCCACGGCCCGGCGTTCTACGGCCTGCCGCGCAACCAAGGCACGATCACCCTGCGCCGCGAATCGTGGACGCCGCCGGACAGCTTCGCCTTCGGCGAGGCCCAGCTCAAGCCGCTGCGTTCGGGCGAGGCGCTGCCCTGGCGCGTGGTGTCCGCCAACGCCTGA
- a CDS encoding NYN domain-containing protein: protein MPSERQLRIALLIDADNAPAEKIDEILTELSTLGEISIRRAYGNWTKSGLNGWQQRLLEFAIRPMQQFDYSKRKNATDMAMTVDAMELLYTEHPDAFGIVSSDADFTPLVMHLRSKGAAVYGFGAEQTPKPFVNACSRFLYLESLGSDADGVAVEGAAAASTPAGEPARREAAAPGPAGSAPAADADMAPENLPAPGVPARPATLRVPTAQLRQDSRLMSLLRDAVQASADETGWARVGAVGTQIGNKTSFDARNYGYGSLTKLLLATQGFEMRDEGTSKVSVRDKRSARPSGTPTPP from the coding sequence ATGCCGTCCGAACGCCAGTTGCGCATTGCGCTGCTCATCGATGCCGACAACGCGCCGGCCGAGAAGATCGACGAGATCCTGACCGAGCTGTCCACCCTGGGCGAGATCAGCATCCGGCGCGCGTACGGCAACTGGACCAAGTCCGGCCTGAACGGCTGGCAGCAGCGGCTTCTGGAGTTCGCCATCCGGCCGATGCAGCAGTTCGACTATTCCAAGCGCAAGAACGCCACCGACATGGCCATGACGGTGGATGCGATGGAGCTGCTGTACACCGAACACCCCGACGCCTTCGGCATCGTCTCGTCGGACGCGGACTTCACGCCCCTGGTCATGCACCTGCGCAGCAAGGGGGCGGCGGTGTATGGCTTTGGCGCGGAGCAGACGCCCAAGCCCTTCGTCAACGCCTGCTCGCGCTTCCTGTACCTGGAGTCGCTGGGCAGCGATGCCGACGGCGTGGCGGTGGAGGGCGCTGCTGCAGCCAGCACGCCGGCCGGCGAACCGGCGCGCCGCGAGGCCGCTGCGCCAGGCCCTGCAGGCAGCGCGCCAGCGGCAGACGCCGACATGGCGCCCGAGAATTTGCCCGCGCCCGGCGTGCCCGCCCGCCCCGCCACGCTGCGGGTGCCCACCGCCCAGCTGCGGCAGGACAGCCGGCTCATGAGCCTGCTGCGCGATGCGGTGCAGGCCTCGGCCGACGAGACGGGCTGGGCGCGCGTGGGCGCCGTGGGCACGCAGATCGGCAACAAGACCTCGTTCGACGCCCGCAACTACGGCTACGGCTCCCTCACCAAGCTGCTGCTGGCCACGCAGGGCTTCGAGATGCGGGACGAAGGCACCTCCAAGGTGTCCGTGCGCGACAAGCGCAGCGCCCGTCCGTCCGGCACGCCCACCCCGCCGTGA
- a CDS encoding DUF3025 domain-containing protein has product MSGAGFQSIDWSRPWFADAVPGASAAARQIAEAGTAVADALNRLAADSVPEEEAVVPRFVAPELLLAGTAYEPFIFDTGTVPTRDNLHDFFNGLVWLSFPQAKRRLNQLQAEAIAAHGVGAVRGPLRDAITLFDENGAVLLAPAPLHAALQARDWQQLFVGLRPLWQQARLVLFGHALLEKLVHPRKPITAHVYQAPVAIESIASLDGWLAQALDPAHLATKPFNPLPVLGVPGWWPENENFCFYDDSLVFRRARPAQATTTGPATRSEHGLKASAPPPIDGL; this is encoded by the coding sequence GTGAGCGGCGCCGGTTTCCAGTCCATCGACTGGTCGCGGCCCTGGTTCGCGGATGCGGTGCCGGGGGCCAGCGCGGCGGCACGGCAGATCGCCGAGGCTGGCACCGCAGTGGCTGATGCCCTCAACCGGCTGGCGGCGGATTCGGTCCCGGAAGAGGAGGCGGTGGTTCCGCGGTTCGTCGCCCCTGAACTGCTGCTCGCCGGCACCGCCTATGAGCCGTTCATCTTCGACACCGGCACCGTGCCCACGCGCGACAACCTGCACGACTTCTTCAACGGGCTGGTCTGGCTGAGCTTTCCGCAGGCCAAGCGGCGGCTGAACCAGTTGCAGGCCGAGGCGATCGCGGCGCACGGCGTGGGGGCGGTGCGGGGGCCGCTGCGCGATGCGATCACGCTGTTCGACGAGAACGGCGCCGTGCTGCTGGCGCCCGCGCCGCTGCACGCGGCGTTGCAGGCGCGCGACTGGCAGCAACTGTTCGTCGGCCTGCGCCCGCTGTGGCAGCAGGCGCGGCTGGTGCTGTTCGGCCACGCGCTGCTGGAAAAGCTGGTGCATCCGCGAAAACCGATCACGGCGCATGTCTATCAAGCGCCGGTAGCTATTGAATCAATAGCAAGCCTGGACGGCTGGCTGGCGCAAGCGCTGGATCCGGCGCATCTGGCGACCAAGCCGTTCAATCCCCTGCCGGTTCTGGGCGTGCCCGGTTGGTGGCCCGAAAACGAGAACTTTTGCTTCTATGATGACTCTTTAGTTTTCCGCCGCGCGCGCCCCGCACAAGCAACCACAACAGGGCCAGCGACGCGCAGCGAGCACGGCTTGAAGGCCTCCGCGCCGCCCCCAATTGACGGGCTGTGA
- the htpX gene encoding protease HtpX, which produces MKRIALFLLTNVAVVVVLGIVASLLGVNRFLTANGLNLGALLGFAFIMGFGGAIISLLISKPVAKWSSGVQIIDGTGSADEAWIVETVRRFADKAGIGMPEVGIFEGDPNAFATGAFKNNALVAVSTGLLQNMTREEVEAVIGHEVAHIANGDMVTMTLIQGVMNTFVVFLSRVIGYAVDSFLNKNNENRSGPGIGYYVTTIVLDIVLGFLAAIVVAWFSRQREFRADAGAAQLMGRKQPMVNALARLGGLHTAELPKSMQALGIAGGIGKLFSTHPPIEERIAALQNAQNV; this is translated from the coding sequence ATGAAACGAATCGCCCTTTTCCTGTTGACCAACGTCGCCGTCGTGGTGGTGCTGGGCATCGTCGCCAGCCTGCTGGGCGTCAACCGCTTCCTGACCGCCAATGGCCTGAACCTGGGCGCGCTGCTCGGCTTCGCCTTCATCATGGGCTTCGGCGGCGCCATCATCTCGCTGCTGATCAGCAAGCCGGTGGCCAAGTGGAGCTCCGGCGTGCAGATCATCGACGGCACCGGTTCGGCCGACGAGGCCTGGATCGTCGAGACCGTGCGCCGCTTCGCCGACAAGGCCGGCATCGGCATGCCCGAGGTCGGCATCTTCGAAGGCGACCCGAATGCCTTCGCCACCGGCGCCTTCAAGAACAACGCCCTGGTGGCCGTGTCCACCGGCCTGCTGCAGAACATGACGCGCGAAGAGGTCGAGGCCGTGATCGGCCACGAGGTGGCCCACATCGCCAACGGCGACATGGTGACCATGACGCTGATCCAGGGCGTGATGAACACCTTCGTGGTGTTCCTGTCGCGCGTGATCGGCTACGCGGTGGACAGTTTCCTGAACAAGAACAACGAGAACCGCTCGGGCCCCGGCATCGGCTACTACGTGACCACCATCGTGCTCGACATCGTGCTGGGCTTCCTGGCCGCCATCGTCGTCGCCTGGTTCAGCCGCCAGCGCGAGTTCCGCGCCGACGCGGGCGCCGCCCAGCTCATGGGCCGCAAGCAGCCCATGGTGAACGCCCTGGCCCGCCTGGGTGGCCTGCACACGGCCGAACTGCCCAAGAGCATGCAGGCCCTGGGCATCGCCGGCGGCATCGGCAAGCTGTTCAGCACCCACCCTCCGATCGAGGAGCGCATCGCCGCCCTGCAGAACGCGCAGAACGTCTGA
- a CDS encoding LysR substrate-binding domain-containing protein codes for MDSQSLTLLVEIIDSGNLSQAARKLKMTRANVSYHLAKLEKDAGVQLVQRTTRRVEPTEIGLRLYQHGRTIHNEMLAAREAITTLGQGLQGRVGISVPSGYGQIVVSDWLIEFKRTYPGIVLDVLFENRADNLRDEVDIAIRVVQEPPLSLVARSLGTVRYLACASLDYAHRHGLPRTLHALRSSPVITAGVTGRQLRLAAYQGQERHEVMLEPTMVSEHFPFLRQGILAGLGVGLVPDYVVQDKLDSGEVLTTLNEYRLSIFGTHMYLLYLPNRHQTRAVRTCIDFLLAKAQPADGPRAEAPTAPR; via the coding sequence ATGGATTCCCAATCGCTGACGCTGCTGGTCGAGATCATCGACAGCGGCAACCTGAGCCAGGCGGCGCGCAAGCTCAAGATGACGCGCGCCAACGTGAGCTACCACCTCGCCAAGCTGGAGAAGGACGCGGGCGTGCAGCTGGTGCAGCGCACCACCCGCCGCGTGGAGCCCACCGAGATCGGCCTGCGGCTGTACCAGCACGGGCGCACCATCCACAACGAGATGCTGGCCGCGCGCGAGGCCATCACCACCCTGGGCCAGGGCCTGCAGGGCCGTGTGGGGATCAGCGTGCCAAGCGGCTACGGCCAGATCGTGGTGAGCGACTGGCTGATCGAGTTCAAGCGCACCTACCCGGGCATCGTGCTGGACGTGCTGTTCGAGAACCGGGCCGACAACCTGCGCGATGAGGTGGACATCGCCATCCGCGTGGTGCAGGAGCCGCCGCTGTCGCTCGTGGCCCGGAGCCTGGGCACCGTGCGCTACCTGGCCTGCGCCTCGCTCGACTACGCACACCGGCACGGTCTGCCGCGCACCCTGCACGCGCTGCGCAGCAGCCCCGTGATCACCGCCGGCGTGACCGGCCGGCAACTGCGGCTGGCGGCCTACCAGGGCCAGGAGCGGCACGAGGTGATGCTGGAGCCGACCATGGTTTCCGAGCACTTCCCGTTCCTGCGCCAGGGCATCCTGGCCGGGCTGGGCGTGGGCCTGGTGCCCGACTACGTCGTGCAGGACAAGCTCGATAGCGGCGAGGTGCTGACCACGCTGAACGAGTACCGCCTCAGCATCTTCGGCACCCACATGTACCTGCTGTACCTGCCCAACCGCCACCAGACCCGCGCGGTACGCACCTGCATCGACTTCCTGCTGGCCAAGGCCCAGCCGGCGGACGGCCCGCGGGCCGAAGCGCCCACGGCGCCCCGCTGA
- a CDS encoding 3-hydroxyacyl-CoA dehydrogenase NAD-binding domain-containing protein, giving the protein MTREAAASVVSTRLQGDVLVVSIHNPPVNALGAAVRQGLLAAVEQAEADAAVKAVLIVGEGKAFIAGADIREFGKPAVPPSLPEVCARIESCAKPVVAAIHGAALGGGLEVALSAHYRLALPAAQLGLPEVNLGLLPGAGGTQRAPRLMGVKPAAELMLSGKPLSAQAALAAGLVDRLEEGADATAAGLAYANALIAQNVPVRRTRDLAVADRAAALADLDALAADTAKKSRGLFSPMKIVECVRAAVELPFDEGMAKERALFVECLNSPQRAGLIHAFFAERETAKIPEAKAAAPRPFHQIAVIGGGTMGAGITVSALDAGLTVTMIERDADSIARGQANVEKVYDGLIAKGRMTAEGKAAILARYTPSTRYDDIAGVDLVIEAVFEDIEVKKAVFRELDRVCKPGAVLATNTSYLDIDAIAASTQRPQDVIGLHFFSPANIMKLLEIVVPAQVAPDVVTTAFALAKRMKKIPVRAGVCDGFIGNRILAVYKQAADYLMEDGASPYEIDAALRGFGYPMGPFQVTDLAGGDIGWATRKRRAAAAVESGAPKARYVEIADRICERGWFGQKTGRGFYLYPEGARTGQPDPEVLAIVDAERAKKGITPRSFTPEEIVRRYMAAMVNEGAKVVAEGIALRPLDVDVTFLSGYGFPRYRGGPMKYADTVGLDTILADIRAFAKEDPLFWQPAPLLEQLVAEGRNFDSLNQAAAKS; this is encoded by the coding sequence ATGACTCGTGAGGCAGCGGCTTCCGTGGTTTCAACCCGCCTGCAGGGCGACGTGCTGGTGGTCAGCATCCACAACCCGCCGGTCAATGCGCTGGGCGCGGCCGTGCGCCAGGGCCTGCTGGCGGCCGTGGAGCAGGCCGAGGCCGATGCCGCCGTGAAGGCCGTGCTGATCGTGGGCGAGGGCAAGGCCTTCATCGCCGGGGCCGACATCCGCGAGTTCGGCAAGCCTGCCGTGCCGCCGTCGCTGCCCGAGGTGTGCGCGCGCATCGAGTCGTGCGCCAAGCCCGTCGTGGCCGCCATCCACGGCGCCGCGCTGGGCGGGGGGCTGGAAGTGGCCCTGTCGGCCCACTACCGCCTGGCCTTGCCGGCGGCCCAGCTGGGCCTGCCCGAGGTGAACCTCGGCCTGCTGCCCGGTGCGGGCGGCACGCAGCGCGCCCCGCGCCTGATGGGCGTGAAGCCCGCCGCCGAACTGATGCTGAGCGGCAAGCCCCTGTCGGCCCAGGCCGCGCTGGCGGCCGGTCTGGTGGACCGGCTGGAGGAGGGCGCGGATGCCACCGCCGCAGGCCTGGCCTATGCCAACGCCTTGATCGCCCAGAACGTCCCGGTCCGCCGCACGCGCGACCTGGCCGTGGCCGACCGGGCCGCCGCGCTGGCCGATCTGGACGCCCTGGCGGCCGACACGGCGAAGAAGAGCCGCGGCCTGTTCTCGCCGATGAAGATCGTCGAATGCGTGCGCGCGGCCGTCGAGCTGCCCTTCGACGAAGGCATGGCAAAAGAGCGCGCGCTGTTCGTGGAATGCCTGAACAGCCCGCAGCGCGCCGGCCTGATCCACGCCTTCTTCGCCGAGCGCGAGACCGCCAAGATTCCCGAGGCCAAGGCCGCAGCGCCCCGGCCTTTCCACCAGATCGCGGTCATCGGCGGCGGCACCATGGGCGCCGGCATCACCGTGTCCGCGCTGGATGCGGGCCTGACGGTGACCATGATCGAGCGCGATGCCGACTCCATCGCCCGGGGCCAGGCCAACGTGGAGAAGGTCTACGACGGCCTGATCGCCAAGGGCCGCATGACGGCGGAGGGCAAGGCCGCCATCCTGGCGCGCTACACGCCCTCGACGCGCTACGACGACATCGCCGGCGTGGACCTGGTGATCGAAGCCGTGTTCGAGGACATCGAGGTGAAGAAAGCGGTGTTCCGGGAACTGGACCGCGTCTGCAAGCCCGGCGCCGTGCTGGCCACCAACACCTCGTACCTGGACATCGACGCCATCGCCGCCTCCACGCAGCGTCCGCAGGACGTGATCGGCCTGCACTTCTTCAGCCCGGCCAACATCATGAAGCTGCTGGAGATCGTGGTGCCCGCCCAGGTGGCGCCGGACGTGGTGACCACGGCCTTCGCGCTGGCCAAGCGCATGAAGAAGATTCCGGTGCGCGCCGGCGTGTGCGACGGCTTCATCGGCAACCGCATCCTGGCCGTGTACAAGCAGGCGGCCGACTACCTGATGGAAGACGGCGCATCGCCCTATGAGATCGACGCCGCGCTGCGCGGCTTCGGCTACCCCATGGGCCCGTTCCAGGTGACCGACCTGGCGGGCGGCGACATCGGCTGGGCCACGCGCAAGCGCCGCGCCGCAGCGGCGGTGGAATCGGGCGCCCCGAAGGCGCGCTACGTGGAGATCGCCGACCGCATCTGCGAGCGCGGCTGGTTCGGCCAGAAGACGGGGCGCGGCTTCTACCTGTACCCCGAGGGCGCCCGCACGGGCCAGCCCGACCCCGAGGTGCTGGCCATCGTCGACGCGGAGCGCGCCAAGAAAGGCATCACGCCGCGCAGCTTCACGCCGGAGGAGATCGTGCGCCGCTACATGGCGGCCATGGTCAACGAAGGCGCCAAGGTGGTGGCCGAGGGCATCGCCCTGCGGCCTTTGGACGTGGACGTGACCTTCCTCTCGGGCTACGGCTTTCCGCGCTATCGCGGCGGGCCGATGAAGTACGCCGACACGGTGGGGCTGGACACCATCCTGGCCGACATCCGCGCGTTCGCGAAGGAAGACCCGCTGTTCTGGCAACCCGCGCCGCTGCTGGAGCAGCTGGTGGCCGAAGGCCGGAATTTCGACAGCCTGAACCAGGCCGCAGCGAAGTCCTGA
- a CDS encoding acetyl-CoA C-acyltransferase: MREAVIVSTARTPLAKSHRGEFNATPAPQLAAYSVKAAVERAGIDPALIEDLILGCGNPEGMQGKNLGRQTVLRAELPLSIAGTTVTRFCASGLQSIAIAAGRIVAEGVDAMIAGGVESISGARALGTPADLDPWLVERKPELFMAMIDTADVVARRYGITREDQDAFSLQSQQRTAAAQQQGVFAEEIIACAARMTEKNKDTGEVTWRDVVATQDNCNRPGTTLEGLAKLEPVKGPGHFVTAGNASQLSDGSSACVLMEARQAERLGLQPLGAFRGMAVAGCEPDEMGIGPVFAVPKLLQRHGLTVDDIDLWELNEAFASQALYCQRQLGIPMERLNVNGGAISIGHPFGMTGARLAGHILLEGRRRKAKYGVVTMCIAGGMGAAGLFEIY, from the coding sequence ATGCGCGAAGCCGTCATCGTTTCCACCGCCCGCACGCCGCTGGCCAAGTCCCACCGCGGCGAATTCAACGCCACGCCCGCGCCCCAGCTGGCCGCCTATTCGGTCAAGGCCGCCGTCGAACGCGCCGGCATCGACCCGGCGCTGATCGAGGACCTGATCCTCGGCTGCGGCAACCCCGAAGGCATGCAGGGCAAGAACCTGGGTCGCCAGACGGTGCTGCGGGCCGAGCTGCCGCTGTCCATCGCCGGCACCACGGTCACGCGCTTTTGCGCCTCGGGCCTGCAGTCCATCGCCATCGCGGCCGGGCGCATCGTGGCCGAGGGCGTGGACGCCATGATCGCGGGCGGCGTGGAGAGCATCTCGGGCGCGCGCGCCCTGGGCACGCCGGCCGACCTGGACCCGTGGCTGGTCGAGCGCAAGCCCGAGCTGTTCATGGCCATGATCGACACGGCCGACGTGGTGGCCCGGCGCTACGGCATCACGCGCGAAGACCAGGACGCCTTCTCGCTGCAGAGCCAGCAGCGCACGGCCGCCGCGCAGCAGCAGGGCGTGTTCGCCGAAGAGATCATCGCCTGCGCCGCGCGCATGACCGAGAAGAACAAGGACACCGGCGAGGTCACCTGGCGCGACGTGGTCGCCACGCAGGACAACTGCAACCGCCCCGGCACCACGCTGGAAGGGCTGGCCAAGTTGGAACCGGTGAAGGGCCCGGGCCACTTCGTCACCGCGGGCAATGCCTCGCAGCTGTCGGACGGCTCCAGCGCCTGCGTGCTGATGGAAGCCCGGCAGGCCGAGCGGCTGGGCCTGCAGCCGCTCGGCGCCTTCCGCGGCATGGCCGTGGCGGGCTGCGAGCCCGACGAGATGGGCATCGGCCCGGTGTTCGCCGTGCCCAAGCTGCTGCAGCGCCACGGCCTGACGGTGGACGACATCGACCTGTGGGAACTGAACGAGGCCTTCGCCTCCCAGGCGCTCTACTGCCAGCGCCAGCTGGGCATTCCGATGGAGCGGCTGAACGTGAACGGCGGCGCCATCTCCATCGGCCACCCCTTCGGCATGACGGGCGCGCGCCTGGCCGGCCACATCCTGCTGGAGGGCCGGCGCCGCAAGGCCAAGTACGGCGTGGTGACCATGTGCATCGCCGGCGGCATGGGCGCTGCCGGCCTGTTTGAGATTTATTGA
- a CDS encoding acyl-CoA dehydrogenase family protein → MDLQFTPQEEAFRTEVQTFLKDHLPARIASKVKAGQRLTKADQEEWHAILNARGWLANHWPEAYGGPGWGAVEKFIFDTECALAGGPRIVPFGVNMLGPVLIKYGNEQQKAYWLPRILSGEDWWCQGYSEPGAGSDLASVKTTAVRDGDHYVVNGQKTWTTQGQHANMIFCLVRTQREAKAQAGISFLLVDMNSPGVELRPIRTLDGDREVNEVFFTDVRVPVENLVGEENKGWTYAKYLLTYERTGIAGVGFCIAALAKLKVIADKVYKNGKPIAQDPLFGARLARVEIDLENMKTTNLRVIAAVAGGGVPGAESSMLKIRGTEIRQEILSLIRRAMGVHAAPFIEEAQYEGYSDAPVGPAEAATAAANYFNYRKLSIFGGSNEIQKNIISKMILGL, encoded by the coding sequence ATGGATCTGCAATTCACCCCCCAGGAAGAGGCCTTCCGAACCGAAGTCCAGACCTTCCTGAAGGACCACCTGCCCGCGCGCATCGCCAGCAAGGTGAAGGCCGGGCAGCGCCTCACCAAGGCCGACCAGGAGGAGTGGCACGCCATCCTCAACGCGCGCGGCTGGCTGGCCAACCACTGGCCCGAGGCCTACGGCGGCCCGGGCTGGGGCGCGGTCGAGAAGTTCATCTTCGACACCGAATGCGCGCTGGCCGGCGGCCCGCGCATCGTGCCCTTCGGCGTGAACATGCTGGGCCCGGTGCTGATCAAGTACGGCAACGAGCAGCAGAAGGCTTACTGGCTGCCGCGCATCCTGAGCGGCGAGGACTGGTGGTGCCAGGGCTATTCCGAGCCGGGCGCGGGCTCGGACCTGGCGTCGGTCAAGACCACGGCGGTGCGGGACGGCGACCATTACGTGGTCAACGGCCAGAAGACCTGGACTACGCAAGGCCAGCACGCCAACATGATCTTCTGCCTCGTGCGCACCCAGCGCGAGGCCAAGGCCCAGGCGGGCATCAGCTTTTTGCTGGTGGACATGAACAGCCCGGGCGTGGAGCTGCGGCCCATCCGGACGCTGGACGGCGACCGCGAGGTCAACGAAGTGTTCTTCACCGACGTGCGCGTGCCGGTCGAGAACTTGGTGGGCGAGGAGAACAAGGGCTGGACCTATGCCAAGTACCTGCTGACCTACGAGCGCACCGGGATCGCCGGCGTGGGCTTCTGCATCGCGGCGCTGGCCAAGCTCAAGGTCATTGCCGACAAGGTGTACAAGAACGGCAAGCCGATCGCGCAGGACCCGCTGTTCGGGGCGCGCCTGGCGCGCGTGGAGATCGACCTGGAGAACATGAAGACCACCAACCTGCGCGTGATCGCCGCCGTGGCCGGTGGCGGCGTGCCGGGTGCGGAAAGCTCCATGCTCAAGATCCGCGGCACCGAGATCCGCCAGGAGATCCTTTCGCTGATTCGCCGCGCCATGGGCGTGCATGCCGCACCGTTCATCGAAGAGGCCCAGTACGAAGGCTATTCCGATGCGCCCGTGGGCCCGGCGGAAGCCGCTACGGCCGCGGCCAACTACTTCAACTACCGCAAGCTGTCGATCTTCGGTGGCTCCAACGAAATTCAAAAGAACATCATCTCCAAGATGATTCTCGGCCTGTGA
- a CDS encoding acyl-CoA dehydrogenase family protein, which translates to MNFVHTEDRRMLADTLNRFVAEQYGIEHRNQIAYGDEGHSPALYAQFAELGAIGALFPEAVGGFGGSGFDISVVFEALGRGLVAEPLLGALVVGQALIAAGNDAQKQRLEDIMAGGTLAALAHDEPGSHYELANVAATATKNASGWTLNGAKSVVAFGEKADLLLVSARTSGNAFDTDGISLFLVDGQAAGIARRGYGRIDGGRAAELSFTDVQVGADALLGQEGQGHGVLEHIQGYALLALAAEALGAMDVAKQSTLEYLQTRKQFGVVIGTFQALQHRMADLLLEVEQMRSAVINAADAIDNAQGVARQKALSAAKYTAGYVGALVAEESIQLHGGIGMTWELPLSHYAKRLVLIDHQFGDEDHHLGRFMALAQES; encoded by the coding sequence ATGAACTTCGTACACACCGAAGACCGCCGCATGCTGGCGGACACCTTGAACCGCTTCGTGGCCGAGCAATACGGCATCGAGCACCGCAACCAGATCGCCTATGGCGACGAGGGCCACAGCCCGGCGCTGTATGCCCAATTCGCCGAGCTGGGCGCCATCGGCGCGCTGTTCCCCGAGGCCGTCGGCGGCTTCGGCGGCTCGGGCTTCGACATCAGCGTGGTGTTCGAGGCCCTGGGCCGCGGCCTGGTGGCCGAGCCGCTGCTGGGCGCCCTGGTGGTGGGCCAGGCGCTGATCGCCGCGGGCAACGATGCGCAGAAGCAGCGGCTGGAAGACATCATGGCCGGCGGCACCCTCGCCGCCCTGGCGCACGACGAGCCCGGCAGCCATTACGAGCTGGCCAACGTGGCCGCTACGGCCACGAAGAACGCCTCGGGCTGGACGCTGAACGGCGCCAAGTCGGTGGTGGCCTTCGGCGAGAAGGCCGACCTGCTGCTGGTGTCGGCCCGCACGTCCGGCAACGCTTTCGATACGGATGGCATCAGCCTGTTCCTGGTGGACGGCCAGGCCGCCGGCATCGCCCGCCGGGGCTACGGCCGCATCGACGGTGGCCGCGCGGCCGAGCTGTCGTTCACCGACGTGCAGGTGGGCGCCGACGCGCTGCTGGGCCAGGAAGGGCAGGGCCACGGGGTGCTGGAGCACATCCAGGGCTATGCGCTGCTGGCGCTGGCGGCGGAGGCGCTGGGCGCCATGGACGTCGCCAAGCAGAGCACGCTGGAATACCTGCAGACGCGCAAGCAGTTCGGCGTGGTGATCGGCACCTTCCAGGCGCTGCAGCACCGCATGGCCGACCTGCTGCTGGAGGTGGAGCAGATGCGTTCGGCCGTCATCAACGCGGCCGATGCGATCGACAACGCGCAAGGCGTGGCACGCCAGAAGGCGCTGTCGGCGGCCAAGTACACGGCCGGCTACGTGGGCGCGCTGGTGGCTGAGGAAAGCATCCAGCTGCATGGCGGCATCGGCATGACCTGGGAGCTGCCGCTGTCGCACTACGCCAAGCGCCTGGTGCTGATCGACCACCAGTTCGGCGACGAAGACCACCACCTGGGCCGCTTCATGGCCCTGGCGCAGGAGAGCTGA